The following proteins come from a genomic window of Microtus ochrogaster isolate Prairie Vole_2 unplaced genomic scaffold, MicOch1.0 UNK1, whole genome shotgun sequence:
- the Rad52 gene encoding DNA repair protein RAD52 homolog isoform X2 has translation MCGPPSRRALSLLLRLSCLAPFGLTVPGPSSCVPRVPRVNMAGAEEAVHGGCENHSPFAGGKSVLCFGQSQYTAEEYQAIQRALRQRLGPEYISSRMAGGGQKVCYIEGHRVINLANEMFGYNGWAHSITQQNVDFVDLNNGKFYVGVCAFVRVQLKDGSYHEDVGYGVSEGLRSKALSLEKARKEAVTDGLKRALRSFGNALGNCILDKDYLRSLNKLPRQLPLEVDLAKTKREDFEPSVEQARYNSCRQNEAMGPSKPQEATSPCRPSHPHDSDSRLQRAKDCSSSCLAATGESDAIHQRKLRKLRQKQLQQQFRQRMEARLQGQAPAAEVEAEPEAVLPAPPKHSTPITAASELLREKAIFPDNPEDNPEMWDLTPDLEDIIKPLSRPESPQTSTTRALNHQEVIQDGVPHSLCHQMPPEKPGAGHLQTCSTYQHVLGNSDSHMKIQDLKKRKLDPS, from the exons ATGTGCGGACCTCCTTCCCGGCGTGCTCTGAGCCTGCTCCTCCGTCTCTCCTGCTTGGCCCCCTTCGGCCTCACGGTGCCGGGACCGAGCTCCTGCGTGCCCCGCGTTCCGAG AGTCAACATGGCTGGAGCTGAGGAAGCGGTCCACGGAGGTTGTGAAAACCATTCTCCCTTTGCTGGTGGGAAGTCTGTGTTGTGCTTTGGGCAG AGCCAGTACACAGCCGAAGAATACCAGGCCATCCAGAGGgctctgaggcagaggctgggcccAGAGTATATCAGCAGCCGCAtggctggaggaggccagaag gTGTGTTACATTGAAGGTCATCGGGTGATTAACCTTGCCAATGAGATGTTTGGTTACAATGGCTGGGCACACTCCATCACCCAGCAGAATGTGG ATTTTGTTGACCTCAACAATGGCAAATTCTACGTGGGAGTCTGTGCATTTGTAAGGGTGCAGTTAaag GACGGGTCCTATCATGAGGACGTGGGTTATGGAGTTAGTGAGGGCCTCAGGTCAAAGGCTTTGTCACTGGAGAAGGCTAGGAAGGAGGCTGTGACTGACGGGCTGAAGCGGGCACTCAG GAGTTTTGGGAATGCACTTGGAAACTGCATTCTGGACAAAGACTACCTGAGGTCACTAAATAAGCTTCCACGACAG ctCCCTCTTGAAGTGGATTTAGCtaaaacaaagagagaagatTTTGAACCATCTGTGGAACAGGCAAGATATAACAGCTGCCGACAGAATGAAGCAATGGGACCCTCAAAACCACAAGAAGCAACTTCCCCTTGCAGACCAAGCCACCCACATGATTCGGACAGTAGGCTGCAGAGGGCTAAGGACTGCAGCAGCTCCTG TCTGGCCGCCACCGGGGAGAGTGATGCCATTCACCAGCGGAAGCTCCGGAAGCTCCGGcagaagcagctgcagcagcagttCCGCCAGCGGATGGAGGCTCGCCTGCAGGGCCAGGCACCTGCTGCAGAGGTGGAAGCCGAACCTGAGG CAGTGCTTCCAGCTCCTCCGAAACACAGTACCCCCATAACTGCTGCTTCAGAACTCCTCAGGGAGaaagccatcttcccag ATAACCCTGAAGACAACCCTGAAATGTGGGACCTGACTCCAGATTTAGAGGACATTATTAAGCCTTTGTCTAGACCAGAATCACCCCAAACTTCTACCACCCGAGCCCTCAACCACCAGGAGGTGATTCAGGATGGTGTCCCACACAGCCTTTGCCACCAGATGCCACCAGAAAAACCTGGAGCTGGGCACCTGCAGACTTGCAGCACTTACCAGCATGTACTAG gAAACTCTGACTCTCATATGAAGATCCAGGacctgaagaaaaggaaactggaTCCATCCTGA
- the Rad52 gene encoding DNA repair protein RAD52 homolog isoform X1, translating to MCGPPSRRALSLLLRLSCLAPFGLTVPGPSSCVPRVPRVNMAGAEEAVHGGCENHSPFAGGKSVLCFGQSQYTAEEYQAIQRALRQRLGPEYISSRMAGGGQKVCYIEGHRVINLANEMFGYNGWAHSITQQNVDFVDLNNGKFYVGVCAFVRVQLKDGSYHEDVGYGVSEGLRSKALSLEKARKEAVTDGLKRALRSFGNALGNCILDKDYLRSLNKLPRQLPLEVDLAKTKREDFEPSVEQARYNSCRQNEAMGPSKPQEATSPCRPSHPHDSDSRLQRAKDCSSSCSLAATGESDAIHQRKLRKLRQKQLQQQFRQRMEARLQGQAPAAEVEAEPEAVLPAPPKHSTPITAASELLREKAIFPDNPEDNPEMWDLTPDLEDIIKPLSRPESPQTSTTRALNHQEVIQDGVPHSLCHQMPPEKPGAGHLQTCSTYQHVLGNSDSHMKIQDLKKRKLDPS from the exons ATGTGCGGACCTCCTTCCCGGCGTGCTCTGAGCCTGCTCCTCCGTCTCTCCTGCTTGGCCCCCTTCGGCCTCACGGTGCCGGGACCGAGCTCCTGCGTGCCCCGCGTTCCGAG AGTCAACATGGCTGGAGCTGAGGAAGCGGTCCACGGAGGTTGTGAAAACCATTCTCCCTTTGCTGGTGGGAAGTCTGTGTTGTGCTTTGGGCAG AGCCAGTACACAGCCGAAGAATACCAGGCCATCCAGAGGgctctgaggcagaggctgggcccAGAGTATATCAGCAGCCGCAtggctggaggaggccagaag gTGTGTTACATTGAAGGTCATCGGGTGATTAACCTTGCCAATGAGATGTTTGGTTACAATGGCTGGGCACACTCCATCACCCAGCAGAATGTGG ATTTTGTTGACCTCAACAATGGCAAATTCTACGTGGGAGTCTGTGCATTTGTAAGGGTGCAGTTAaag GACGGGTCCTATCATGAGGACGTGGGTTATGGAGTTAGTGAGGGCCTCAGGTCAAAGGCTTTGTCACTGGAGAAGGCTAGGAAGGAGGCTGTGACTGACGGGCTGAAGCGGGCACTCAG GAGTTTTGGGAATGCACTTGGAAACTGCATTCTGGACAAAGACTACCTGAGGTCACTAAATAAGCTTCCACGACAG ctCCCTCTTGAAGTGGATTTAGCtaaaacaaagagagaagatTTTGAACCATCTGTGGAACAGGCAAGATATAACAGCTGCCGACAGAATGAAGCAATGGGACCCTCAAAACCACAAGAAGCAACTTCCCCTTGCAGACCAAGCCACCCACATGATTCGGACAGTAGGCTGCAGAGGGCTAAGGACTGCAGCAGCTCCTG CAGTCTGGCCGCCACCGGGGAGAGTGATGCCATTCACCAGCGGAAGCTCCGGAAGCTCCGGcagaagcagctgcagcagcagttCCGCCAGCGGATGGAGGCTCGCCTGCAGGGCCAGGCACCTGCTGCAGAGGTGGAAGCCGAACCTGAGG CAGTGCTTCCAGCTCCTCCGAAACACAGTACCCCCATAACTGCTGCTTCAGAACTCCTCAGGGAGaaagccatcttcccag ATAACCCTGAAGACAACCCTGAAATGTGGGACCTGACTCCAGATTTAGAGGACATTATTAAGCCTTTGTCTAGACCAGAATCACCCCAAACTTCTACCACCCGAGCCCTCAACCACCAGGAGGTGATTCAGGATGGTGTCCCACACAGCCTTTGCCACCAGATGCCACCAGAAAAACCTGGAGCTGGGCACCTGCAGACTTGCAGCACTTACCAGCATGTACTAG gAAACTCTGACTCTCATATGAAGATCCAGGacctgaagaaaaggaaactggaTCCATCCTGA
- the Rad52 gene encoding DNA repair protein RAD52 homolog isoform X4, whose product MCGPPSRRALSLLLRLSCLAPFGLTVPGPSSCVPRVPRVNMAGAEEAVHGGCENHSPFAGGKSVLCFGQSQYTAEEYQAIQRALRQRLGPEYISSRMAGGGQKVCYIEGHRVINLANEMFGYNGWAHSITQQNVDFVDLNNGKFYVGVCAFVRVQLKDGSYHEDVGYGVSEGLRSKALSLEKARKEAVTDGLKRALRSFGNALGNCILDKDYLRSLNKLPRQLPLEVDLAKTKREDFEPSVEQARYNSCRQNEAMGPSKPQEATSPCRPSHPHDSDSRLQRAKDCSSSCSLAATGESDAIHQRKLRKLRQKQLQQQFRQRMEARLQGQAPAAEVEAEPEAVLPAPPKHSTPITAASELLREKAIFPGNSDSHMKIQDLKKRKLDPS is encoded by the exons ATGTGCGGACCTCCTTCCCGGCGTGCTCTGAGCCTGCTCCTCCGTCTCTCCTGCTTGGCCCCCTTCGGCCTCACGGTGCCGGGACCGAGCTCCTGCGTGCCCCGCGTTCCGAG AGTCAACATGGCTGGAGCTGAGGAAGCGGTCCACGGAGGTTGTGAAAACCATTCTCCCTTTGCTGGTGGGAAGTCTGTGTTGTGCTTTGGGCAG AGCCAGTACACAGCCGAAGAATACCAGGCCATCCAGAGGgctctgaggcagaggctgggcccAGAGTATATCAGCAGCCGCAtggctggaggaggccagaag gTGTGTTACATTGAAGGTCATCGGGTGATTAACCTTGCCAATGAGATGTTTGGTTACAATGGCTGGGCACACTCCATCACCCAGCAGAATGTGG ATTTTGTTGACCTCAACAATGGCAAATTCTACGTGGGAGTCTGTGCATTTGTAAGGGTGCAGTTAaag GACGGGTCCTATCATGAGGACGTGGGTTATGGAGTTAGTGAGGGCCTCAGGTCAAAGGCTTTGTCACTGGAGAAGGCTAGGAAGGAGGCTGTGACTGACGGGCTGAAGCGGGCACTCAG GAGTTTTGGGAATGCACTTGGAAACTGCATTCTGGACAAAGACTACCTGAGGTCACTAAATAAGCTTCCACGACAG ctCCCTCTTGAAGTGGATTTAGCtaaaacaaagagagaagatTTTGAACCATCTGTGGAACAGGCAAGATATAACAGCTGCCGACAGAATGAAGCAATGGGACCCTCAAAACCACAAGAAGCAACTTCCCCTTGCAGACCAAGCCACCCACATGATTCGGACAGTAGGCTGCAGAGGGCTAAGGACTGCAGCAGCTCCTG CAGTCTGGCCGCCACCGGGGAGAGTGATGCCATTCACCAGCGGAAGCTCCGGAAGCTCCGGcagaagcagctgcagcagcagttCCGCCAGCGGATGGAGGCTCGCCTGCAGGGCCAGGCACCTGCTGCAGAGGTGGAAGCCGAACCTGAGG CAGTGCTTCCAGCTCCTCCGAAACACAGTACCCCCATAACTGCTGCTTCAGAACTCCTCAGGGAGaaagccatcttcccag gAAACTCTGACTCTCATATGAAGATCCAGGacctgaagaaaaggaaactggaTCCATCCTGA
- the Rad52 gene encoding DNA repair protein RAD52 homolog isoform X3, with protein sequence MCGPPSRRALSLLLRLSCLAPFGLTVPGPSSCVPRVPRVNMAGAEEAVHGGCENHSPFAGGKSVLCFGQSQYTAEEYQAIQRALRQRLGPEYISSRMAGGGQKVCYIEGHRVINLANEMFGYNGWAHSITQQNVDFVDLNNGKFYVGVCAFVRVQLKDGSYHEDVGYGVSEGLRSKALSLEKARKEAVTDGLKRALRSFGNALGNCILDKDYLRSLNKLPRQLPLEVDLAKTKREDFEPSVEQARYNSCRQNEAMGPSKPQEATSPCRPSHPHDSDSRLQRAKDCSSSWYWTQVPSLSSSAPFSLALVASTPAFETKWFVCFFKPGPLWLTWFAAVWPPPGRVMPFTSGSSGSSGRSSCSSSSASGWRLACRARHLLQRWKPNLRQCFQLLRNTVPP encoded by the exons ATGTGCGGACCTCCTTCCCGGCGTGCTCTGAGCCTGCTCCTCCGTCTCTCCTGCTTGGCCCCCTTCGGCCTCACGGTGCCGGGACCGAGCTCCTGCGTGCCCCGCGTTCCGAG AGTCAACATGGCTGGAGCTGAGGAAGCGGTCCACGGAGGTTGTGAAAACCATTCTCCCTTTGCTGGTGGGAAGTCTGTGTTGTGCTTTGGGCAG AGCCAGTACACAGCCGAAGAATACCAGGCCATCCAGAGGgctctgaggcagaggctgggcccAGAGTATATCAGCAGCCGCAtggctggaggaggccagaag gTGTGTTACATTGAAGGTCATCGGGTGATTAACCTTGCCAATGAGATGTTTGGTTACAATGGCTGGGCACACTCCATCACCCAGCAGAATGTGG ATTTTGTTGACCTCAACAATGGCAAATTCTACGTGGGAGTCTGTGCATTTGTAAGGGTGCAGTTAaag GACGGGTCCTATCATGAGGACGTGGGTTATGGAGTTAGTGAGGGCCTCAGGTCAAAGGCTTTGTCACTGGAGAAGGCTAGGAAGGAGGCTGTGACTGACGGGCTGAAGCGGGCACTCAG GAGTTTTGGGAATGCACTTGGAAACTGCATTCTGGACAAAGACTACCTGAGGTCACTAAATAAGCTTCCACGACAG ctCCCTCTTGAAGTGGATTTAGCtaaaacaaagagagaagatTTTGAACCATCTGTGGAACAGGCAAGATATAACAGCTGCCGACAGAATGAAGCAATGGGACCCTCAAAACCACAAGAAGCAACTTCCCCTTGCAGACCAAGCCACCCACATGATTCGGACAGTAGGCTGCAGAGGGCTAAGGACTGCAGCAGCTCCTGGTATTGGACTCAggttccttccctttcctcttccgcCCCTTTTAGCCTGGCTTTGGTTGCTTCCACTCCTGCCTTTGAAACCAAGTGGTTTGTGTGCTTCTTCAAGCCGGGCCCTTTGTGGTTAACTTGGTTTGCAGCAGTCTGGCCGCCACCGGGGAGAGTGATGCCATTCACCAGCGGAAGCTCCGGAAGCTCCGGcagaagcagctgcagcagcagttCCGCCAGCGGATGGAGGCTCGCCTGCAGGGCCAGGCACCTGCTGCAGAGGTGGAAGCCGAACCTGAGG CAGTGCTTCCAGCTCCTCCGAAACACAGTACCCCCATAA